In one Solanum lycopersicum chromosome 11, SLM_r2.1 genomic region, the following are encoded:
- the H2B-3 gene encoding histone H2B.3: MAPKSEKKPAEKKPAEKTPVAEKAPAEKKPKAGKKLPKDAAAGDKKKKRSKKAVETYKIYIFKVLKQVHPDIGISSKAMGIMNSFINDIFEKLAQEASRLARYNKKPTITSREIQTAVRLVLPGELAKHAVSEGTKAVTKFTSS; encoded by the coding sequence ATGGCACCAAAATCTGAGAAAAAGCCCGCAGAGAAGAAGCCAGCTGAGAAAACCCCTGTAGCCGAGAAAGCTCCGGCGGAGAAGAAGCCAAAGGCTGGGAAGAAGCTCCCAAAGGATGCTGCCGCCGGtgacaagaagaagaagaggtcGAAGAAGGCTGTTGAGACTTACAAGATCTATATCTTCAAAGTTCTGAAGCAGGTTCATCCTGATATCGGTATTTCAAGCAAAGCTATGGGTATCATGAACAGTTTCATCAATGATATCTTTGAGAAACTTGCTCAGGAAGCTTCCCGACTTGCCCGCTACAACAAGAAGCCTACTATAACTTCTCGGGAAATTCAGACGGCTGTTCGATTGGTCCTTCCTGGTGAATTGGCTAAGCATGCCGTCTCTGAAGGCACAAAGGCTGTTACCAAATTCACTAGCTCTTAA